From a region of the Blochmannia endosymbiont of Camponotus modoc genome:
- the cmk gene encoding (d)CMP kinase — translation MNNIFPVITIDGPSGAGKGTLSRRLSKILGWNLLDSGVIYRVLALAALENKIDINCEEKVAVLAEEIQISFINRKNSFFVPFNGKEIKKDIYTETIGNYASKIAAFSKVRKNLLTYQRTFCQSPGLIADGRDMGTVVFPNAELKIFLYASFKERERRRLHQLQKKNFDVNFKFLFSQIRERDDRDCNRKSAPLTPAIDSLILDSTHLSAEEVKSKVLMYIRESLVFSSRVLYNTTHNQG, via the coding sequence GTGAACAACATATTTCCAGTTATTACTATTGATGGCCCAAGTGGAGCAGGAAAAGGGACTTTATCTAGGAGACTATCAAAAATTCTTGGATGGAATTTGTTGGATTCGGGAGTGATTTATCGAGTGTTAGCATTAGCAGCTTTAGAAAATAAAATTGATATTAATTGTGAAGAAAAAGTAGCAGTACTTGCTGAAGAGATACAGATAAGTTTTATAAATAGAAAAAATAGTTTTTTTGTACCCTTTAATGGTAAAGAAATTAAAAAAGATATTTATACAGAAACTATAGGAAATTATGCATCTAAAATCGCTGCTTTTTCGAAAGTACGTAAAAATTTATTGACATATCAACGTACATTTTGTCAAAGTCCAGGACTTATTGCTGATGGGCGGGATATGGGAACAGTAGTATTTCCTAATGCGGAACTGAAAATTTTTCTTTATGCTTCTTTTAAAGAAAGAGAGCGCCGTAGATTACATCAGTTACAGAAAAAAAATTTTGATGTTAATTTTAAGTTTTTATTCTCGCAAATAAGAGAACGAGATGATCGTGATTGCAATCGAAAATCAGCACCGTTAACTCCTGCGATTGATTCATTAATATTAGATTCTACTCATTTATCTGCTGAAGAAGTAAAATCTAAAGTACTGATGTATATTAGAGAGAGTCTAGTATTCTCATCGAGAGTACTATATAATACTACGCATAATCAAGGATAG
- the rpsA gene encoding 30S ribosomal protein S1, producing MTESFAQLFEESLKKVETCPGSIVRGVVVAIFKDIVLVDAGLKSESAIPIEQFYNAQGELEISIGDYVDVTLDAVEDGFGETILSREKAKRYESWVSLEKAHQDMTTVTGVINGKVKGGFTVELNGVRAFLPGSLVDVKPIRDTSFLEGQAFEFKVIKLDHKRNNVVVSRRAVIESENSVERDQLLNQLHEGIEIKGIVKNLTDYGAFIDLGGVDGLLHITDMAWKRVKHPSDIVNVGDEIIVKVLRFDRERIRVSLGLKQLGEDPWAAIVQRHKEGSKLIGQVTNLTDYGCFIEIEDGVEGLVHVSEMDWTNKNIHPSKVVTVGESVEVMVLDIDEERRRISLGLKQCKINPWQKFSDMYNRGDRVTGRIKSITDFGIFIGLEGGIDGLVHLSDISWYLSNEEAVNKYKKGDEIIAVVLQVDAERERISLGIKQLTEDPLNVYLSAHKKGSMVSGKILSIDEKGGATVTLDDNVVIGYLSIPAVSNNKSTHKKTYMSLHIGNDIYATLDGVDRKNRIVNLSTCNICDLIQKPEVNMIDNHVKEKDKNFSSVMVEAFKAATKNE from the coding sequence ATGACAGAATCGTTTGCTCAGCTATTTGAAGAATCTTTAAAAAAAGTAGAAACTTGTCCTGGATCCATTGTTCGTGGAGTTGTTGTTGCTATTTTTAAAGATATTGTGTTGGTCGACGCAGGATTAAAATCAGAATCTGCTATTCCTATTGAGCAGTTTTATAATGCTCAAGGAGAATTGGAGATTTCAATTGGTGATTATGTTGATGTTACATTGGATGCAGTAGAAGATGGGTTTGGGGAGACTATTTTGTCTCGTGAAAAAGCCAAACGTTATGAATCTTGGGTATCATTAGAAAAAGCACACCAAGATATGACTACTGTTACAGGTGTTATTAATGGAAAAGTAAAAGGAGGATTTACTGTTGAACTAAATGGCGTACGAGCTTTTTTACCTGGTTCTTTGGTAGATGTTAAACCAATACGTGACACTTCATTTCTAGAAGGGCAAGCATTTGAATTTAAAGTAATCAAATTAGATCATAAACGCAACAATGTTGTAGTGTCGCGTCGCGCAGTGATTGAATCTGAAAATAGTGTTGAACGTGATCAATTGTTAAATCAATTACATGAAGGAATCGAAATTAAAGGGATAGTTAAAAATTTAACTGATTATGGCGCTTTTATCGACTTAGGAGGCGTAGATGGGCTGTTACACATTACTGACATGGCATGGAAACGCGTCAAACATCCTAGTGATATAGTAAATGTTGGAGATGAAATTATTGTTAAAGTATTAAGATTTGACCGAGAGCGTATTCGCGTATCTTTGGGTCTAAAGCAATTAGGTGAAGATCCATGGGCGGCTATTGTTCAACGCCATAAAGAAGGAAGTAAATTGATAGGACAAGTAACTAATTTAACTGATTATGGGTGTTTTATTGAAATTGAAGATGGAGTAGAAGGATTAGTGCATGTATCTGAGATGGATTGGACTAATAAAAATATTCATCCTTCTAAAGTAGTGACAGTAGGAGAATCTGTTGAAGTAATGGTATTAGATATTGACGAAGAGCGCCGCAGAATTTCTTTAGGATTAAAACAATGTAAAATTAATCCATGGCAGAAGTTTTCAGATATGTATAATCGAGGCGATCGGGTTACGGGAAGGATAAAATCAATTACTGATTTTGGTATTTTTATAGGATTAGAAGGAGGGATTGACGGTTTGGTGCATCTTTCTGATATTTCTTGGTATTTATCTAATGAAGAGGCTGTAAATAAGTATAAAAAGGGTGACGAAATAATTGCTGTAGTTCTTCAAGTCGATGCAGAACGTGAACGTATTTCTTTGGGTATAAAACAGTTAACGGAAGATCCTTTAAATGTGTATTTATCCGCTCATAAAAAAGGAAGTATGGTATCTGGAAAGATTCTTTCTATAGATGAAAAAGGGGGAGCTACTGTCACATTGGATGATAATGTGGTAATTGGTTATTTATCTATTCCTGCCGTATCAAATAATAAATCTACTCATAAGAAAACATATATGTCATTACACATAGGCAATGACATATATGCAACGCTAGACGGGGTAGATCGTAAAAATAGAATCGTCAATTTATCTACATGTAATATATGCGATCTAATTCAAAAACCAGAAGTCAACATGATTGATAACCATGTCAAAGAGAAAGATAAGAATTTTTCTAGTGTCATGGTTGAAGCATTTAAAGCGGCAACTAAAAATGAGTAA
- the msbA gene encoding lipid A ABC transporter ATP-binding protein/permease MsbA yields the protein MLQYNKNHSSTWQTFRRLWPIIFPFRVGLVVASITLILNATSDALMLALLKPLLDDGFGKANRDVFMWMPLALVGLMGIRGFSGFASTYCISWVSGKVVMQMRRALFKHIMNMPVSFFVKQSTGTLVSRITYDSDQVASSSSGALVTVIREGASIIGLCVMMFYYSWQLSLILVLIAPIVSITIKLVSHRFRTISKKMQSAMGQLTSSAEQMLQGHKEVLIFGGQHTEKDRFNCVSNRMRQQSMKMVQTSSIFDPLIQCVASLALAFVLYVASIPSVMEMLTAGTITVIFSSMIVLMKPLKSLTNVSAQFQRGMAACQTLFSILDLETEKDQGILDITRVQGHIIFDDVTFFYPEKSTPSLSKINFSIEAGKTVALVGRSGSGKSTIVNLLTRFYDIDKGRILLDGFNLNDYKLSSLRNQIAMVSQNVHLFNDTIANNIAYARRNFYSRESIETAARMACAMDFISQMKNGLDTIIGENGILLSSGQRQRIAIARALLRDCPILIFDEATSALDSASEHIIHRSLDTLKKNRTSLIIAHRLSTVENADEILVIENGYIMERGVHKVLIRRQGIYAQLYKLQFSS from the coding sequence ATGTTGCAGTACAATAAAAATCATTCTTCTACTTGGCAAACTTTTCGTCGTCTTTGGCCAATAATTTTTCCTTTTAGAGTAGGATTAGTTGTTGCTTCTATTACTCTGATTTTGAATGCAACAAGTGATGCTTTAATGCTAGCTTTATTAAAACCTTTACTTGATGATGGATTTGGAAAAGCTAATAGAGATGTATTTATGTGGATGCCGTTGGCTTTAGTAGGATTAATGGGTATTCGCGGTTTTAGTGGTTTTGCGTCTACTTATTGCATATCATGGGTATCCGGAAAAGTAGTAATGCAAATGAGACGTGCATTATTTAAACATATTATGAATATGCCGGTTTCATTTTTTGTAAAACAATCTACTGGTACATTAGTATCTAGAATTACTTATGATTCCGATCAAGTTGCTTCTTCTTCTTCTGGAGCTTTGGTTACTGTTATTCGAGAAGGAGCATCTATTATTGGTTTATGTGTAATGATGTTTTATTATAGTTGGCAATTATCATTAATTTTAGTACTAATTGCACCAATAGTATCCATCACTATTAAGCTTGTTTCTCATAGATTTAGAACAATCAGTAAGAAGATGCAGAGTGCCATGGGCCAACTAACCAGCAGTGCTGAACAAATGCTGCAAGGACATAAAGAAGTATTAATATTTGGAGGGCAACACACAGAAAAAGATAGATTTAATTGCGTCAGTAACCGTATGAGACAACAAAGTATGAAGATGGTGCAAACTTCATCTATTTTTGATCCATTGATTCAATGTGTTGCATCATTAGCATTAGCGTTTGTGTTGTACGTTGCTAGTATTCCAAGTGTTATGGAAATGCTTACTGCTGGAACTATTACTGTTATTTTTTCATCTATGATAGTTTTGATGAAGCCATTAAAGTCTTTGACTAATGTCAGCGCTCAATTTCAACGCGGAATGGCAGCTTGTCAAACTTTATTTTCCATATTAGATTTAGAAACAGAAAAAGATCAAGGCATACTCGACATTACAAGAGTACAGGGACATATTATTTTTGATGATGTTACTTTTTTTTATCCTGAAAAAAGTACACCATCGCTTTCTAAAATCAATTTTTCTATTGAAGCAGGAAAAACTGTTGCTCTGGTAGGTCGATCTGGTTCTGGAAAATCTACTATCGTAAACTTATTAACTCGTTTTTATGATATAGATAAAGGACGTATATTGCTTGATGGTTTTAATTTAAATGATTATAAACTTTCTTCGTTGCGTAATCAAATAGCTATGGTATCTCAAAACGTTCATTTATTTAATGATACTATCGCAAATAATATCGCGTACGCTCGCAGGAATTTTTATTCTAGAGAATCTATTGAAACTGCAGCGCGTATGGCATGTGCTATGGATTTTATTTCTCAAATGAAAAACGGATTAGATACTATTATAGGAGAAAATGGGATACTATTATCTAGTGGCCAACGTCAACGTATTGCAATTGCACGTGCTTTGTTACGGGATTGTCCTATTTTAATTTTCGATGAAGCTACTTCTGCTTTAGATTCTGCGTCAGAGCACATTATTCACAGATCTCTTGATACGTTAAAAAAAAATAGAACATCCTTGATTATAGCTCATCGTTTATCTACCGTTGAAAATGCAGATGAAATATTGGTAATTGAAAACGGTTATATTATGGAACGTGGTGTGCATAAGGTTTTGATACGTCGCCAAGGGATTTATGCTCAATTATATAAATTACAATTTTCTTCTTGA
- the lpxK gene encoding tetraacyldisaccharide 4'-kinase, whose product MFDRIWFKSSFFYLFLLPFSWLYGLISTLNRISYQYGWRKVYRFSVPIIIIGNLTIGGNGKTPMVLWLVEHLKCRGWKVGVISRGYKGKSNNYPIIINMHSHSEECGDEPMLIWKRTGVSVAVSPKRADAVAALLRKQELDIIISDDGLQHYALFRDIEWVIVNSVLRFGNGCWLPAGPMRERINRLHTVQAIIANGSEVGIQSGEVLMQLCPIAVVNILTGERRPLYFLNNVVAIAGIGYPTQFFDTLRSYGITPIRSISFSDHHVYSEKILTSLTKKDEILLMTEKDAVKCVDFAHDNWWYVYTEVKINKIDTYNLLRTVENKIRYYKDSKFNV is encoded by the coding sequence ATGTTTGATCGTATTTGGTTTAAATCATCGTTTTTTTATTTATTTTTATTGCCATTTTCTTGGTTATACGGTTTAATCAGCACGCTTAACCGTATTAGTTATCAGTATGGATGGCGAAAAGTATATCGATTTTCAGTACCAATAATAATTATAGGTAATTTAACAATTGGAGGGAACGGGAAAACTCCGATGGTATTATGGTTAGTAGAACACTTGAAATGTCGTGGTTGGAAGGTTGGGGTCATTTCGAGAGGATATAAAGGTAAATCGAATAATTATCCAATCATTATTAATATGCATAGCCATAGTGAGGAATGTGGTGATGAGCCCATGTTAATTTGGAAACGAACTGGAGTATCGGTCGCTGTTTCTCCAAAACGCGCTGATGCAGTTGCTGCATTATTGAGAAAACAAGAATTGGATATTATAATAAGTGATGATGGATTACAACATTATGCGCTTTTTAGGGATATAGAATGGGTAATAGTTAATAGTGTGCTTCGATTCGGAAATGGTTGTTGGTTACCAGCTGGTCCCATGCGCGAACGCATTAACAGACTTCATACGGTACAAGCGATTATTGCAAATGGATCAGAAGTAGGAATACAATCTGGAGAAGTATTAATGCAGTTATGTCCTATTGCTGTAGTCAACATATTAACGGGAGAGCGTAGACCTCTTTATTTTTTAAATAATGTTGTAGCCATAGCAGGGATTGGGTATCCTACACAATTTTTTGATACTTTACGAAGTTATGGTATCACTCCGATTAGATCAATTTCATTTTCTGATCATCACGTGTATTCTGAAAAAATATTAACATCCCTTACTAAAAAAGATGAGATATTACTAATGACAGAAAAAGATGCAGTTAAATGTGTAGATTTTGCTCACGATAATTGGTGGTATGTGTATACAGAAGTGAAAATCAATAAGATAGATACGTATAATCTATTGCGCACGGTGGAAAATAAGATTAGATATTATAAGGATTCAAAATTCAATGTATAG
- a CDS encoding Trm112 family protein, producing MKYQLLKIIVCPVCHSELSFDLEKKELICNVDNLAFPIRKGIPVLLKKDARNFIL from the coding sequence ATGAAATATCAGTTATTGAAGATCATTGTGTGTCCTGTATGTCATTCGGAATTATCTTTCGATTTAGAAAAAAAAGAATTAATTTGTAATGTTGATAATTTGGCTTTTCCAATAAGAAAAGGAATCCCGGTTCTTTTAAAAAAAGATGCTCGTAATTTTATATTATAA
- the kdsB gene encoding 3-deoxy-manno-octulosonate cytidylyltransferase produces MNFVVIIPVRFFSTRFPGKALSDINGKPMIIRVMENALDSGANKVIIATDSSCIARVIESEQSASEVCLTRSTHQSGTERLAEVAINYKFSDDQIIVHLQGDEPLLSSIMIRQLASILCSMSTISMATLATPLSSFEEAHDDNVVKVVINMNSNALYFSRSMIPWNTGDFVNHLDSKFPKTLLRHIGIYAYRVKFLHRYIAWTKSPLEQLERLEQLRVLWHGETIYVSVIDDVFNISVDTPESLIRVNTVFKKK; encoded by the coding sequence ATGAATTTTGTAGTAATTATACCTGTCCGATTTTTTTCGACGCGTTTTCCAGGGAAAGCTTTATCAGATATTAATGGTAAGCCTATGATTATTCGTGTCATGGAAAATGCTTTAGATTCTGGAGCTAATAAAGTAATCATTGCTACAGATAGTTCTTGTATAGCGAGAGTCATTGAATCAGAGCAATCTGCAAGTGAAGTATGTTTAACACGATCTACTCATCAGTCAGGTACTGAACGTCTTGCAGAAGTAGCTATCAATTATAAATTTTCAGATGATCAAATTATCGTACATCTTCAAGGCGATGAACCCTTACTTTCTTCTATTATGATTCGTCAATTAGCAAGTATTTTGTGTTCAATGAGTACTATTTCCATGGCTACGTTAGCAACACCATTGAGTTCTTTCGAAGAAGCACACGATGATAATGTAGTTAAAGTTGTTATCAACATGAATAGCAATGCTCTGTATTTTTCTCGTTCTATGATTCCATGGAACACAGGAGATTTTGTAAATCATCTAGATAGTAAATTCCCTAAGACGCTATTACGTCATATTGGTATTTATGCATATCGAGTTAAGTTCCTGCATCGTTATATTGCATGGACTAAAAGTCCACTGGAACAGCTTGAACGCCTTGAACAGCTTCGAGTACTATGGCATGGAGAGACAATATATGTTTCTGTAATTGATGATGTATTTAATATTAGTGTGGATACTCCAGAATCATTAATCCGTGTTAACACTGTATTTAAAAAGAAATAA
- a CDS encoding UbiX family flavin prenyltransferase, whose translation MQQQLRLVVGISGASGGIYGIRALTILKKCSMNIESHLIVTRNALITLQQELKMSKQSVYELADVVHFPQDIGASVASGSYPTLGMLIAPCSIRTMSEISSGMTSSLIGRAADVMLKEKRRLVLMIRETPLHLGHLRTMVKLTEFGAVIMPPVPAYYTHPKTIDDVICYTVARALSLFGIDTNISPTWLGIRDRTHDNLMKLN comes from the coding sequence ATGCAGCAACAATTACGTCTAGTAGTAGGAATATCAGGGGCATCTGGTGGAATTTATGGAATCCGCGCGTTGACTATTTTAAAAAAATGTTCTATGAATATAGAATCTCATCTTATTGTTACTAGAAATGCTTTGATTACATTACAACAAGAATTAAAGATGAGCAAACAATCTGTATATGAATTAGCGGATGTTGTACATTTTCCTCAGGACATCGGAGCATCAGTTGCTAGCGGATCATATCCAACTTTAGGTATGTTAATTGCTCCATGTTCTATTAGAACTATGTCAGAAATTAGTTCAGGAATGACATCATCATTGATTGGTCGTGCTGCAGATGTAATGTTGAAAGAAAAACGTAGACTAGTGTTAATGATCAGAGAAACTCCATTGCATCTGGGGCATTTACGTACAATGGTTAAATTAACAGAATTTGGAGCAGTAATTATGCCACCTGTTCCTGCATATTATACACATCCAAAAACTATAGATGACGTTATTTGTTACACTGTGGCAAGAGCTCTAAGTTTATTTGGAATTGATACCAATATTTCTCCCACTTGGTTGGGAATACGGGATCGAACTCATGATAATCTTATGAAACTAAATTGA
- a CDS encoding inverse autotransporter beta domain-containing protein, with protein sequence MPTFIILGIIFQIFTYNKVAWCSTLTECIKSNANNNIFQDGLYQKEMKLHTHDHIHHTLNFYPYTTNKLRVHAYNYRSPFSSTYKSKMQLQNDSINMFHSFYTQPNKHKKNLSFIQLGVHNLLSEQIFNFGGGKRHLTNDKYAIGYNTFYHCPISKKSSSQPYSINVGVEYWLYNTLFMLNNYYNLDNIFDPETSLQKCDIHYPKSGHQLYIQTKFPHFFEFTGQIKLEQFIYKKKYKKIFNKKNSDYYLSLNLNYQPIPMLGFSINNIFVNKQYNNTICRVLIDYQFGTPIMEQMHYTNKKNKSILNNLDAIIQPFIPTIIPHHDYISINDHNHLSSLRHTHKITGYPGEIKIIKIDDNNDKYVRWDFESLENHGGNIVAITHNTYALYFPNYPIKQENNIFVSYITNNATQSHQEQKKQNIHIVVKDFSQKKLLNTNTQKKDMSIINVNTDSGINVTENTAEHTLICHDDDQHSSIKNNTSVSNVFFALQPQDDVYNTPTENDQNTIIEDKHIFLAPPPPPIPFPFLEKDSSEFIASSTLNDTLLLNRSASRKDQQTHSDEKNADNEEMHDIFFKSSKIDFNQSDDLSYRLFTHRQSKFASVGTTEHINKLENTIRERRKTKHLSDMEQIFVKLNLAQSSSSISEDYATDDSSDSFNSTNKEEQYH encoded by the coding sequence ATGCCAACATTTATTATATTAGGAATAATATTTCAAATATTTACATATAACAAAGTCGCTTGGTGTAGCACACTCACAGAGTGTATTAAATCCAACGCTAATAATAATATATTTCAAGATGGTTTATATCAAAAAGAGATGAAATTACATACTCACGACCATATACATCATACTCTTAATTTTTATCCCTATACAACGAATAAACTACGCGTCCATGCATATAATTATCGATCTCCCTTTTCTTCTACTTATAAGTCTAAAATGCAATTGCAAAACGATTCAATCAATATGTTTCATTCGTTTTACACACAACCTAACAAACACAAAAAAAACTTATCCTTTATACAATTAGGGGTACACAATCTTTTATCAGAACAAATTTTTAATTTTGGAGGAGGAAAAAGACATCTAACTAACGACAAATACGCTATTGGATATAATACTTTTTATCATTGTCCGATTTCTAAAAAAAGCAGCAGTCAACCATACTCAATTAATGTTGGTGTAGAATATTGGTTATATAATACACTATTCATGTTAAATAATTATTATAATTTAGATAATATCTTTGATCCTGAAACATCATTACAGAAATGTGACATACATTATCCAAAAAGTGGTCATCAATTGTATATACAAACTAAATTTCCACACTTTTTCGAATTTACTGGACAAATAAAATTGGAACAATTTATTTATAAAAAAAAATATAAAAAAATTTTCAATAAAAAAAATAGTGACTATTATTTATCGTTAAATCTGAATTATCAACCCATTCCCATGCTGGGTTTTAGCATAAATAATATTTTTGTAAATAAACAATACAATAATACTATTTGTCGAGTATTAATAGATTACCAATTCGGTACTCCTATTATGGAACAAATGCATTATACTAATAAAAAAAATAAATCAATACTAAATAATCTTGATGCTATAATACAACCATTTATACCTACGATAATTCCACATCACGATTATATTTCCATTAACGATCATAATCACCTTTCATCCTTGCGGCATACTCACAAAATAACAGGTTATCCCGGAGAAATTAAAATAATTAAAATCGATGATAATAATGATAAATATGTACGATGGGATTTTGAGTCATTGGAAAATCACGGAGGTAATATTGTTGCAATAACACATAATACTTATGCGCTCTATTTCCCAAACTATCCTATTAAACAAGAAAACAATATTTTTGTTTCATACATTACTAATAATGCAACACAATCCCATCAGGAACAGAAAAAACAAAATATACATATTGTAGTAAAAGATTTTTCACAAAAAAAATTATTGAATACGAATACACAAAAAAAAGATATGTCTATTATTAACGTTAATACTGATTCTGGAATTAATGTTACAGAAAATACAGCTGAGCATACATTAATTTGTCATGACGATGATCAGCATAGTAGCATAAAGAATAATACATCAGTCTCAAATGTCTTCTTTGCTCTACAGCCACAAGATGATGTATATAATACTCCAACAGAAAACGATCAGAATACTATAATAGAAGATAAACATATATTTTTAGCTCCTCCTCCCCCTCCCATTCCTTTTCCTTTTTTAGAAAAAGATTCATCGGAATTTATAGCATCATCAACACTGAACGATACATTACTATTGAACCGATCTGCATCTCGCAAAGATCAACAAACTCATTCTGATGAAAAAAATGCAGATAATGAAGAAATGCATGATATTTTTTTTAAATCTTCTAAAATTGACTTTAATCAAAGTGATGACTTATCATATCGCTTATTTACGCACAGACAGTCTAAGTTTGCTTCAGTAGGTACTACAGAACATATAAATAAACTTGAAAATACCATAAGAGAACGAAGAAAAACTAAACACCTTAGTGATATGGAACAAATATTTGTCAAACTAAATCTTGCACAATCTTCATCATCCATTAGCGAAGATTACGCTACAGACGATAGTAGCGACAGTTTTAATTCCACAAATAAAGAAGAGCAGTATCATTAA
- the fumC gene encoding class II fumarate hydratase, with translation MAMRVEKDTMGAILVPNDRLWGAQTQRALKYFNISNEKIPFSLIKALAQIKLAAAQVNYDLKLIDCERAQAIIQSAGEVLSGIHKDEFPISVWQTGSGTQSNMNMNEVLANRANKLLSSEQNANGKFIHPNDHVNKSQSSNDVFSSAMHVAAVVTLNEQLIPKVKMLKKTLFDKSVKFNNIIKIGRTHLQDATPLTLGQEISAWVSMLQHNIDHIEVTIPHLCELALGGTAVGTGLNTHPEYAGRVVDELSFLTKHNFVSAPNKFESLSTCDALVHSHGSLKGLAVSMMKIANDVRLLSSGPRCGIGELSIPENEPGSSIMPGKVNPTQCEVMTMLCSQIMGNDVSINIGGASGHFELNVYRPLIIYNFLQSVRLLADGIESFHKYCIVGIQPKHERIKELLNSSLMLVTALSPYIGYDKSAEIAKKAHSEGLSLKEAALQLGYVDEQQFDLWVCPENMITSSEVF, from the coding sequence ATGGCGATGCGTGTTGAAAAGGATACTATGGGTGCAATTTTAGTACCGAACGATCGATTATGGGGAGCGCAAACACAACGCGCATTAAAATATTTTAATATTTCTAATGAAAAAATTCCTTTCTCGTTAATTAAAGCATTGGCCCAAATCAAGCTGGCGGCAGCACAAGTAAATTATGATTTGAAACTGATAGATTGTGAACGGGCTCAAGCAATTATTCAATCAGCGGGTGAAGTACTATCTGGAATACATAAGGACGAATTTCCAATATCAGTTTGGCAAACTGGATCTGGAACTCAAAGCAATATGAATATGAATGAAGTTTTAGCTAATAGAGCTAATAAATTGTTAAGCAGTGAACAAAATGCGAATGGGAAATTTATTCATCCAAATGATCATGTCAATAAAAGTCAAAGTTCCAACGATGTTTTTTCTAGTGCAATGCATGTTGCAGCGGTAGTTACTTTAAATGAGCAATTAATACCTAAGGTTAAGATGTTAAAAAAAACTTTATTTGATAAATCTGTTAAATTTAATAATATTATTAAAATTGGTCGTACTCATCTTCAAGATGCTACTCCATTGACTTTGGGACAAGAGATTTCTGCGTGGGTATCTATGCTGCAACATAACATAGACCATATAGAAGTTACTATACCTCATTTATGTGAATTAGCGTTAGGTGGAACAGCAGTAGGGACAGGTCTAAACACTCATCCGGAATATGCCGGCCGTGTTGTCGATGAATTATCATTTCTTACTAAACATAATTTTGTTAGCGCACCAAATAAGTTTGAGTCGTTATCGACATGTGATGCATTGGTGCACAGTCATGGATCCTTGAAGGGTTTAGCCGTTTCTATGATGAAAATTGCTAATGATGTGCGTTTATTATCTTCTGGCCCTAGATGTGGTATAGGCGAATTAAGCATTCCTGAAAATGAACCAGGTAGCTCGATTATGCCTGGAAAAGTTAATCCAACGCAATGTGAAGTTATGACTATGTTGTGTTCTCAAATTATGGGAAATGATGTTAGTATAAATATCGGAGGTGCATCTGGACATTTTGAATTAAATGTATATAGGCCATTGATTATATATAATTTCTTACAGTCGGTACGTTTACTGGCAGACGGTATAGAAAGTTTTCATAAATACTGTATTGTAGGGATTCAACCGAAGCATGAACGAATTAAAGAATTACTTAATAGTTCACTTATGTTGGTCACTGCGTTGAGTCCGTATATTGGATATGATAAATCAGCAGAAATTGCCAAGAAGGCGCATTCGGAAGGGTTAAGTTTAAAGGAAGCTGCGTTACAATTGGGTTATGTCGATGAGCAACAGTTTGATTTGTGGGTTTGCCCAGAAAATATGATTACTTCGTCAGAAGTATTTTAA